From a single Fusobacterium ulcerans ATCC 49185 genomic region:
- a CDS encoding deoxycytidylate deaminase: MKREDYIEWDEYFMGVALLSAKRSKDPNTQVGACIVNEERRIIGVGYNGLPKGCSDDEFPWEREGEFLDTKYPFVCHAELNAILNSTKTLKNCTLYVALFPCHECSKAIIQSGIKELVYLSDKYCGTKSDMASKRMLDAAGVKYRKLESKLEKLELSFKSSDY, encoded by the coding sequence ATGAAGAGAGAAGATTATATAGAATGGGATGAATATTTTATGGGAGTAGCTCTTCTTTCAGCAAAAAGGAGTAAAGACCCTAATACTCAAGTTGGAGCTTGTATTGTGAATGAAGAGAGGAGAATAATTGGTGTAGGATATAATGGGCTTCCTAAAGGATGTAGTGATGATGAATTTCCTTGGGAGAGAGAGGGGGAGTTTCTTGATACAAAGTATCCTTTTGTATGTCATGCAGAATTAAATGCAATATTGAACAGTACAAAAACATTGAAAAATTGCACACTGTATGTAGCACTTTTCCCTTGTCACGAATGCAGTAAAGCAATTATACAAAGTGGAATAAAAGAACTTGTTTATCTTTCAGATAAATATTGTGGAACAAAATCTGATATGGCATCAAAAAGAATGTTGGATGCAGCAGGGGTGAAATACAGAAAACTTGAATCAAAATTAGAAAAGCTGGAATTATCATTTAAATCTTCAGATTACTAA
- a CDS encoding MATE family efflux transporter, with translation MEQMKKNDLGKDSIGKLIINLTIPAITAQLINALYNIVDRIYIGRIPEVGGAALTGVGVTFPIVMLISAFGALLGMGGAPKAAIKMGEKDNDSAEEILGNCFSGMIVMAIILTVFFLVFQKPLLMMFGASDRTVIYGLKYLNIYVCGTIFVQATLVLNSFITAQGFARTGMLTVLIGAILNIVLDPILIFYFKMGVQGAAIATVVSQAVSAIWVTKFLTGKNTKIKIKKEYFKMKKSVIVPIIGLGLSPFVMQSTNSVVNVVLNSSLQKFGGDLGVGAMTICGSVIQVLQMPVFGLAQGVQPIVSYNYGARNIDRVKKAYKILLFMSMGYCAVAWLIEILFPAMFVTMFTEDQELIKFTVWALNIYGAGLFMMGVQVPCQQTFVALGEAKVSLILSLLKKIILLVPFALIFPLFFENKVFAVFLAEPVAGILAASITATVFSIRFPKLLKRRAIG, from the coding sequence ATGGAACAAATGAAAAAAAATGATCTTGGGAAGGATAGCATAGGAAAATTAATAATTAATTTGACCATCCCAGCGATTACAGCTCAATTGATAAATGCTTTATACAATATAGTAGATAGAATATATATTGGAAGGATACCAGAAGTTGGAGGAGCAGCTCTTACAGGAGTAGGAGTAACATTCCCAATAGTAATGCTTATATCTGCTTTTGGAGCTCTTTTAGGAATGGGGGGAGCACCAAAGGCTGCTATAAAGATGGGAGAAAAAGACAATGATTCAGCAGAGGAAATACTAGGAAACTGTTTTTCTGGGATGATAGTAATGGCAATAATTCTTACTGTTTTCTTTTTAGTATTTCAAAAGCCTCTTTTAATGATGTTTGGTGCAAGTGACAGAACAGTTATATATGGACTTAAATATCTTAATATTTATGTATGTGGAACAATTTTTGTTCAGGCTACATTAGTTCTTAATAGCTTTATAACTGCTCAAGGATTTGCAAGAACTGGTATGCTTACAGTTCTTATAGGAGCAATATTGAATATAGTTCTTGATCCGATTTTAATCTTTTATTTTAAAATGGGTGTACAAGGAGCAGCAATTGCAACTGTTGTGTCACAAGCTGTATCTGCAATATGGGTAACAAAGTTTTTAACAGGAAAAAATACAAAAATAAAGATAAAGAAAGAATATTTTAAAATGAAAAAATCAGTGATAGTCCCTATAATAGGACTTGGACTTTCACCTTTTGTAATGCAGAGTACAAATAGTGTGGTAAATGTAGTGCTTAATTCATCACTTCAAAAGTTTGGAGGAGATTTGGGAGTAGGAGCTATGACTATATGTGGAAGTGTTATTCAGGTACTTCAAATGCCAGTTTTTGGACTTGCACAGGGAGTTCAGCCAATAGTAAGCTATAACTATGGAGCTAGAAATATAGACAGAGTAAAAAAAGCATACAAAATACTTCTGTTTATGAGTATGGGATATTGTGCTGTAGCATGGCTTATAGAAATTTTATTCCCAGCCATGTTTGTAACTATGTTTACAGAAGATCAGGAACTTATAAAATTTACTGTATGGGCATTGAATATATATGGAGCAGGACTTTTTATGATGGGAGTTCAGGTACCATGTCAGCAGACATTTGTTGCTTTGGGAGAAGCGAAAGTTTCTCTTATACTTTCATTACTGAAAAAAATAATACTTTTAGTGCCATTTGCTTTAATATTTCCATTGTTCTTTGAAAATAAAGTATTTGCAGTATTCTTGGCAGAACCAGTGGCAGGGATACTGGCAGCTTCAATAACCGCTACAGTATTTAGTATAAGATTTCCTAAACTTTTGAAAAGAAGAGCAATAGGATAA
- a CDS encoding phosphotransferase family protein has translation MILKLLIFIIDKDEKIYITDWEYLGYGNRYFDIGLFFRYENFFTKKDREIFCKRYNENIKIQLDKNWIEIGTLCNIVSLMEMLSREEEAPKKNNDIKELIEKEIDFLVEK, from the coding sequence GTGATTTTAAAACTTCTAATCTTTATAATAGATAAAGATGAAAAAATATATATTACAGATTGGGAATATTTAGGATATGGAAACAGATATTTTGATATTGGGTTATTTTTTAGATATGAAAATTTTTTTACAAAAAAAGATAGAGAAATATTTTGTAAAAGATATAATGAAAATATAAAGATTCAACTTGATAAAAATTGGATAGAGATAGGAACTTTGTGTAATATTGTAAGTTTGATGGAAATGTTGAGCAGAGAAGAAGAAGCCCCTAAAAAAAATAATGATATAAAAGAATTGATAGAAAAAGAAATAGATTTTTTAGTTGAAAAATAA
- a CDS encoding toxin-antitoxin system YwqK family antitoxin: MSEKGKNFFIAFIVILIISAILAGGVYLAQTKIKDLDIKSKIEANINESKKNMEIAAILSKTSKKPTVKTTKVTKTVVTPPLPKVKTFPTTVKREQKNGVYKEYYSSGSIKSETSYTDGKKDGEEILYDTNGRIKEKREYKYGIRDGKWSRFYTNGLLKEEVTYRENKPTGEYISKYENGNIKATGIYVNGVLNGKYVIYAANGDKKSEIDYTNGKKEGIEKIYFGKNLQYEITYEDGKKNGNYVKYYQDGNIEVKGNYAEDRKDGLWQGISKKGTLAWEENFQGGVLNGTYIKYDKNGNKIEQGNYINGGIDGTVEIYYPSGKIYRRLNYVSGKKEGMFITYFEDGKVSVEETYSNDRLEGDYKKYSRKGDIETSGTYKDSMRVGIWNTFDEKGKNVSIYNYNENGKMDGKQIYYTPTDFDRKDYFKRESEFKNGLRHGTVTEYYPNGKLYKQGNYQMDEKEGRWVQYSGDIIISEENYKSGKRDGVQRFFYTTGKISEEYIYENGKEKEYKRYSQEGKLISQGKRF, from the coding sequence ATGAGCGAAAAAGGAAAAAATTTTTTTATAGCATTTATTGTAATATTGATTATATCAGCAATATTAGCTGGAGGAGTGTACCTTGCTCAAACAAAAATCAAAGATTTGGATATAAAATCAAAGATTGAGGCTAATATTAATGAAAGTAAAAAAAATATGGAAATAGCAGCAATTTTATCAAAAACATCCAAGAAACCAACAGTAAAAACAACAAAAGTTACAAAAACTGTTGTAACACCTCCGCTTCCAAAAGTAAAAACATTTCCAACAACTGTAAAAAGAGAACAAAAAAATGGGGTGTACAAGGAATATTATAGCAGTGGTTCTATAAAATCAGAAACTTCATATACTGATGGAAAAAAAGATGGAGAAGAAATTCTTTATGATACAAATGGAAGAATAAAGGAAAAAAGGGAATATAAATATGGAATAAGAGATGGAAAATGGAGCAGATTTTATACTAATGGACTTTTAAAAGAAGAAGTTACATACAGAGAAAATAAACCAACAGGAGAATATATATCAAAATATGAAAATGGAAATATAAAAGCAACAGGAATATATGTTAATGGAGTACTTAATGGAAAGTATGTAATATATGCTGCTAATGGGGATAAAAAAAGTGAAATAGATTATACAAATGGAAAAAAAGAGGGAATAGAGAAAATATATTTTGGAAAAAATCTTCAATATGAAATAACTTATGAAGATGGAAAAAAGAATGGAAATTATGTAAAATATTATCAAGATGGAAATATTGAAGTAAAAGGAAATTATGCAGAGGATAGAAAAGATGGATTGTGGCAGGGAATAAGTAAAAAAGGAACTCTTGCTTGGGAAGAGAATTTTCAAGGGGGAGTTCTCAATGGAACATATATAAAATATGATAAGAATGGAAATAAAATAGAGCAAGGAAACTATATAAATGGTGGTATAGATGGGACTGTAGAAATATATTATCCTAGTGGAAAAATATACAGAAGATTAAATTATGTTTCTGGAAAGAAAGAAGGAATGTTCATAACTTACTTTGAAGATGGAAAGGTATCTGTAGAAGAAACATATTCCAATGATAGGTTGGAAGGTGATTATAAAAAATACAGCAGAAAAGGAGATATAGAAACATCAGGGACATATAAGGATTCTATGAGAGTTGGAATATGGAATACTTTTGATGAAAAAGGAAAGAATGTTTCTATCTATAACTACAATGAAAATGGCAAAATGGATGGAAAACAGATATACTATACACCTACTGATTTTGATAGAAAAGATTATTTTAAAAGAGAGTCAGAATTTAAAAATGGACTTCGCCATGGAACTGTAACTGAATATTATCCAAATGGAAAATTATATAAACAGGGAAATTATCAAATGGATGAAAAAGAAGGAAGATGGGTACAGTATTCAGGGGATATTATTATATCTGAGGAAAATTATAAATCTGGAAAAAGAGATGGAGTACAAAGATTTTTTTATACAACTGGAAAGATATCAGAAGAATATATCTATGAAAATGGTAAGGAAAAAGAGTATAAACGTTATAGTCAAGAGGGGAAATTAATAAGTCAAGGAAAAAGATTTTAG
- a CDS encoding Crp/Fnr family transcriptional regulator: protein MDLNIIKKLKNTELFCDIEEKDIEKYFNGIKYEIKKYSQDENIAFRGDEVKGLYINLEGKAATEMLKESGEVKRIEEIESFSLLATAFIFGDKNRFPVDLNATTPTSIFYIEKNELIQLLKKDDRLLKKFLDGISCKAQFLSNHLWNNFTNKTIGEKFSQYILENQKNGFFQMKISVKDLAEYFDVSRPSLSRVIKNFLEENILEKIEKGKYKIIDIDRLRAQ, encoded by the coding sequence ATGGATTTAAATATAATAAAAAAATTAAAAAATACAGAATTATTTTGTGATATAGAAGAAAAAGATATAGAAAAATATTTTAATGGAATAAAATATGAAATTAAAAAGTACTCTCAGGATGAAAATATAGCATTCAGAGGAGATGAGGTAAAAGGATTGTATATTAATTTAGAAGGAAAGGCTGCTACAGAGATGCTAAAAGAAAGTGGAGAAGTAAAAAGAATAGAAGAGATAGAAAGTTTTTCTCTTTTAGCTACAGCATTTATCTTTGGAGATAAAAATAGATTTCCTGTAGATCTAAATGCAACTACTCCTACATCTATATTTTATATAGAAAAAAATGAACTTATACAATTGTTGAAAAAAGATGATAGATTATTAAAAAAATTTTTAGATGGAATAAGTTGTAAAGCACAGTTCCTATCTAATCACCTTTGGAATAATTTTACTAATAAAACTATTGGAGAAAAATTCAGCCAATATATTTTAGAAAATCAAAAAAATGGTTTTTTCCAAATGAAAATATCTGTAAAAGATTTAGCAGAATATTTTGATGTAAGTCGTCCATCTCTTTCTAGAGTAATAAAAAATTTTTTAGAAGAAAATATTTTAGAAAAAATTGAGAAGGGAAAGTATAAAATAATTGATATAGATAGATTGAGAGCTCAATAA
- a CDS encoding phosphotransferase, which produces MENKWERFIEIEKLNIEEIINIMRKVNNSIKIVDYKLISRGQRNTNYRVNTLQRKFFLRICADKNLSKNEEVAFEILKEKISVPKLVLAFNQLIKNKEKRIIIYEYVDSISGDEYLEKNNSFSEKLLKDTAFILSELHNIKTLNQQEINSVPNLKECFELLIKNPILKKRMGMDLMKRLNTVTIKYKKEIDKKRENFLIHCDFKTSNLYNR; this is translated from the coding sequence ATGGAGAATAAATGGGAAAGATTTATAGAAATAGAAAAACTAAATATAGAAGAAATAATAAATATTATGAGAAAAGTGAATAATAGTATAAAGATAGTTGATTATAAATTAATATCTAGAGGGCAAAGGAACACTAACTATAGGGTTAATACTTTACAAAGAAAATTTTTTTTAAGAATATGTGCTGATAAAAATTTAAGTAAGAATGAAGAAGTTGCCTTTGAAATATTAAAAGAAAAAATTTCAGTACCAAAACTTGTTTTAGCTTTTAATCAATTAATAAAAAATAAGGAAAAAAGGATAATAATATATGAATATGTAGATTCTATATCTGGAGATGAATATTTAGAGAAAAATAACAGTTTTTCTGAAAAATTGTTGAAGGATACAGCCTTTATTTTATCTGAACTACATAATATAAAAACCTTAAATCAGCAGGAAATAAATTCAGTTCCAAATTTAAAAGAATGCTTTGAATTATTAATAAAAAATCCTATTCTTAAAAAGAGAATGGGAATGGATTTAATGAAAAGGTTAAATACAGTAACAATAAAATATAAAAAAGAGATAGATAAAAAAAGAGAGAATTTCCTCATTCATTGTGATTTTAAAACTTCTAATCTTTATAATAGATAA
- a CDS encoding carbon starvation protein A: MNGVMILVFSILCFFIAYVTYGSWLAKQWDVDPSRKTPSHEFNDGIDYIPAKAPVLLGHHFASIAGAGPINGPIQAAVFGWVPVLLWIIIGGIFFGAVQDFSSIIVSIRHKGKSLGEVIEENIGYRCKILFTIFSWLVLLLVVAAFSDIVASTFQGYIIADDGTKIYNSANGSVATASMLFIPLSVVFGFLVHRKNAPLAVSSIAGVGLLVVCIAVGLKYPIYLSKTFWLGMVFVYIFIASVTPVWILLQPRDYLNSFLLYFMIIAAVIGIVGSNPTVNLPAFTGWTSSFNGQVMFPYLFITVACGAISGFHSLIGSGTTSKQLDNEKDAKLIGYGAMLIECGLAVVALIAVGALFTNNEMPKGTPAVVFASAISGFFKTLGMGEIAVSTTFTVISLAISAFALTSLDTATRLGRFMFQELFAAKAGEEAGSIRKSLGNMYVGTFVTVLLGGVLCLGGYKNIWPLFGACNQLVAVPCFLGVSVWLSKKGKNNKMLFIPMVFMLVATMSSLLISFKSNVLILMSGRGSLAVHGLQCAIIIPIFALAFILVIEGGKVLWENRRKKNIVKMEA; the protein is encoded by the coding sequence ATGAATGGAGTAATGATTTTAGTATTTTCAATTTTATGCTTTTTTATTGCATATGTAACCTATGGTTCGTGGCTGGCAAAACAATGGGATGTGGATCCTTCGAGAAAGACACCTTCGCATGAATTTAATGATGGAATCGATTACATACCAGCAAAAGCGCCAGTTCTTTTAGGACATCATTTTGCTTCTATAGCAGGAGCAGGCCCAATCAATGGACCTATTCAAGCAGCAGTATTTGGATGGGTGCCAGTATTACTGTGGATAATTATTGGAGGAATATTTTTTGGAGCAGTGCAGGATTTCTCTTCAATTATAGTTTCAATAAGACATAAAGGGAAATCTTTAGGAGAGGTTATTGAAGAAAATATAGGATATAGATGCAAAATACTTTTTACTATTTTTTCATGGCTTGTACTTCTTTTAGTAGTTGCAGCATTTTCAGATATTGTTGCCTCTACATTTCAAGGATATATAATTGCAGATGATGGAACAAAAATATATAATTCAGCAAATGGTTCAGTAGCAACAGCCTCTATGCTTTTCATACCATTGTCAGTGGTATTTGGCTTTCTTGTACATAGAAAGAATGCCCCTCTTGCAGTATCATCAATAGCAGGAGTAGGACTTTTAGTAGTATGTATAGCTGTTGGATTAAAATATCCAATCTATTTAAGTAAAACTTTCTGGTTAGGAATGGTATTTGTATATATTTTTATTGCCTCTGTGACACCAGTGTGGATTCTTTTGCAGCCTAGAGATTATCTTAATAGTTTTCTTTTATATTTTATGATAATAGCAGCAGTTATTGGGATTGTAGGAAGCAATCCTACTGTAAATCTTCCAGCTTTTACAGGATGGACAAGTAGCTTTAATGGACAGGTTATGTTTCCCTACTTATTTATTACAGTAGCATGTGGGGCTATTTCAGGCTTTCATAGTTTGATAGGCTCAGGAACTACATCTAAACAATTAGATAATGAAAAAGATGCAAAACTTATTGGATATGGAGCTATGCTTATAGAGTGTGGGCTTGCAGTTGTAGCTCTTATAGCAGTAGGAGCATTATTTACAAATAATGAAATGCCTAAAGGAACACCAGCAGTAGTTTTTGCTTCTGCTATATCAGGGTTTTTCAAAACCTTGGGAATGGGAGAAATAGCAGTAAGTACTACTTTTACAGTTATTTCACTTGCAATATCTGCTTTTGCTCTTACCTCTTTAGATACTGCCACAAGACTTGGAAGATTTATGTTTCAGGAATTATTTGCTGCTAAGGCAGGAGAAGAAGCAGGAAGTATCAGAAAATCTCTTGGAAATATGTATGTAGGAACTTTTGTAACAGTTCTTTTAGGAGGAGTGTTATGTCTTGGAGGATATAAGAATATTTGGCCTCTATTTGGAGCTTGTAATCAATTAGTTGCAGTTCCTTGTTTTCTTGGAGTTTCTGTATGGCTTTCCAAAAAAGGAAAAAATAATAAGATGCTTTTTATCCCAATGGTATTTATGCTTGTAGCAACAATGAGCTCTTTGTTGATTTCATTTAAATCAAATGTGCTTATACTTATGAGTGGAAGAGGAAGCCTTGCAGTACATGGACTTCAATGCGCTATTATTATTCCTATATTTGCTCTTGCATTTATTTTAGTTATTGAGGGTGGAAAAGTATTGTGGGAAAACAGAAGAAAAAAGAATATTGTAAAAATGGAGGCTTAA
- a CDS encoding branched-chain amino acid aminotransferase: MKIRVEKTENLKVKPDENKLGFGKHFTDYMFVMDYDEGQGWHDARVVPFGPISMSPASMVLHYAQETFEGLKAYRTPDDRILLFRPEMNAKRMRNSNRRLCMAEVPEEMFVEAVETIVAHEKEWIPHLEGTSLYIRPFMFATEVAVGVHPAISYKFIIILSPVGNYYPEGVNPIKIYVEDEYVRATKGGTGFTKCGGNYASSIAAQEKARKLGYTQVLWLDGVERKYVEEVGTMNVMFKIDNEIYTAPIDGTVLPGVTRDSCITLLKEWGYKVHEEHFTIDFLMEAARAGKLEEAFGTGTAAVISPVGELNYKGEIAMINDFKTGELTQRLYNTLTDIQWGKAEDKFNWTYEVKR; this comes from the coding sequence ATGAAAATAAGAGTAGAAAAAACGGAAAATTTAAAGGTAAAACCAGATGAAAATAAACTTGGATTTGGAAAACATTTTACTGATTACATGTTTGTTATGGATTATGATGAGGGACAAGGATGGCATGATGCAAGAGTAGTTCCCTTTGGTCCAATTTCTATGAGTCCAGCTTCTATGGTTCTTCATTATGCTCAGGAAACATTTGAAGGTTTAAAAGCATATCGTACGCCAGATGATCGTATTCTTTTATTCCGTCCAGAAATGAATGCAAAAAGGATGAGAAATTCTAACAGGAGACTTTGTATGGCAGAGGTTCCAGAAGAAATGTTTGTTGAAGCAGTAGAAACTATTGTAGCCCATGAAAAGGAATGGATTCCTCATTTAGAAGGAACATCTTTATATATTCGTCCATTTATGTTTGCTACTGAAGTTGCTGTAGGAGTACATCCTGCAATTTCATACAAGTTTATTATTATTCTTTCTCCAGTAGGAAATTATTATCCTGAAGGAGTAAACCCTATAAAAATATATGTTGAAGATGAATATGTTCGTGCAACAAAAGGAGGAACAGGATTTACAAAGTGTGGAGGAAATTACGCTTCTAGTATTGCTGCTCAAGAAAAGGCAAGAAAGCTTGGATATACTCAAGTGTTATGGCTAGATGGAGTAGAAAGAAAATATGTAGAAGAAGTTGGAACTATGAATGTAATGTTTAAAATAGATAACGAAATATATACAGCCCCTATTGATGGAACAGTTCTTCCAGGGGTAACTCGTGATTCTTGTATAACTCTTCTAAAAGAATGGGGATATAAAGTTCATGAGGAACATTTTACCATTGATTTTCTGATGGAAGCAGCAAGAGCAGGAAAACTGGAAGAAGCTTTTGGAACAGGAACAGCAGCAGTTATTTCTCCAGTAGGGGAACTGAACTACAAGGGAGAAATAGCTATGATTAATGATTTTAAAACAGGAGAACTTACTCAAAGACTTTATAATACATTGACAGATATTCAATGGGGAAAAGCAGAGGATAAATTTAACTGGACTTATGAAGTAAAAAGATAG
- the yfcC gene encoding putative basic amino acid antiporter YfcC translates to MKKKFNMPDTYVIIFFVVILAAILTHTVPVGKFQMEKVTYITETGAEKTRTVPVAGSFAYELNEQGEPLVKGIKFFEPGGEVGVANYVFEGIVSGDKWGTAVGVIAFILITGGSFGIILKTKAVESGLYALIKKTKGSEWLLLPIVFFVFSLGGAVFGMGEEAIPFAMVLIPIVIGMGYDGITGILITYVSTQIGFGTSWMNPFSVAIAQGVAGIPVLSAAGFRMAMWTFFTAFGIFYTIRYANKVKANPQSSISYEADRYYREEFKLEDQQEVDFKFGHKLVLLVVLLGMAWIIYGVVVFGYYLPEIATQFVIMGVVAGIIGVVFKLNDMTVNDIATSFRKGAEDLIGAAIVVGMAKGIVLVLGGTEAGTPSVLNTVLNWVANGLGGLPAAASAWVMYIFQSVFNFFVVSGSGQAALTMPIMAPLSDLVGVPRQVAVLAFQLGDGFTNLIVPTSGILMAILGIAKLEWGIWAKFQIKFQGWLFLFGSLFVIGGVLMKLQ, encoded by the coding sequence ATGAAAAAAAAGTTTAACATGCCAGATACGTATGTAATTATATTTTTTGTAGTCATTTTGGCTGCAATATTAACACATACGGTTCCAGTAGGAAAATTCCAAATGGAAAAAGTTACTTATATAACTGAAACTGGGGCAGAAAAAACTAGAACAGTTCCTGTAGCAGGAAGTTTTGCTTATGAATTGAATGAACAAGGAGAACCTTTAGTAAAGGGAATAAAATTCTTTGAACCAGGTGGAGAAGTTGGAGTAGCAAACTATGTATTTGAAGGGATTGTAAGTGGAGATAAATGGGGTACAGCAGTAGGGGTAATCGCATTTATTCTTATCACTGGAGGATCTTTCGGAATCATATTAAAAACTAAGGCAGTTGAATCAGGACTTTATGCTTTAATAAAGAAAACAAAAGGATCAGAATGGCTGCTTCTACCAATAGTGTTCTTTGTATTTTCACTAGGTGGAGCAGTATTTGGAATGGGAGAAGAGGCAATACCATTTGCTATGGTGCTTATTCCAATAGTAATTGGAATGGGATATGACGGAATAACTGGTATATTGATTACTTATGTTTCTACACAAATAGGATTTGGAACATCTTGGATGAATCCTTTCAGTGTTGCAATAGCGCAAGGGGTAGCAGGAATTCCTGTACTTTCAGCAGCAGGATTCAGAATGGCTATGTGGACATTCTTTACAGCCTTTGGAATATTCTATACTATTAGATATGCAAATAAAGTAAAAGCTAATCCTCAAAGCTCTATTTCATATGAAGCTGATAGATATTATAGAGAGGAATTTAAATTAGAAGACCAACAGGAAGTTGATTTTAAATTTGGACATAAATTAGTTTTATTAGTTGTACTTTTAGGAATGGCTTGGATAATATATGGGGTTGTAGTGTTTGGTTACTATCTTCCTGAAATCGCTACTCAATTTGTAATAATGGGTGTTGTAGCAGGGATAATTGGAGTAGTTTTCAAACTTAATGATATGACTGTAAATGATATAGCAACTTCATTTAGAAAAGGAGCAGAAGACTTAATTGGAGCAGCTATAGTAGTAGGGATGGCAAAAGGGATAGTTCTTGTATTAGGTGGAACAGAAGCTGGAACACCAAGTGTTCTTAATACAGTTCTTAATTGGGTTGCAAATGGACTTGGAGGATTGCCAGCAGCAGCTTCTGCTTGGGTAATGTATATATTCCAATCTGTATTTAATTTCTTTGTTGTATCAGGTTCTGGTCAAGCAGCATTGACAATGCCTATAATGGCTCCATTGTCAGATTTGGTTGGAGTTCCTAGACAGGTTGCAGTTCTTGCATTCCAATTAGGAGATGGATTTACTAATCTTATTGTTCCTACATCAGGAATCTTAATGGCTATATTAGGTATTGCTAAATTAGAATGGGGAATTTGGGCAAAATTCCAAATTAAATTCCAAGGATGGCTTTTCCTATTTGGGTCATTATTTGTTATTGGTGGAGTGTTAATGAAACTTCAATAA